Below is a genomic region from Planctomycetia bacterium.
ACTTTTGCCAGAGATCGCCCGGCATCTGGTCGAGCATCGAGCCTTTGCCGTGGACGACTTCGTCGTGCGACAGCGGCGAGACGAAGTTTTCCGAGAAGGCGTAGATCAGGCTAAACGTCAGCTCGTCGTGATGATATTTGCGGTGAATCGACTCGTGGTGCATGTAGCGGATGGTGTCGTTCATCCAGCCCATGTTCCATTTGAGGCTAAAACCGAGCCCGCCCAGATACGTTGGGCGCGAGACGCCGCCCCACGACGTGCTCTCCTCGGCGATGGTCAACACGCCGGGATGCTGCAAGTGGACCTGCTCGTTGAATTCCTTCACGAATTCAATCGCTTCCAGGTTCTCGCGACCGCCGTACATGTTGGGGATCCATTCCCCTTCGTTGCGGCTGTAGTCGAGGTACAGCATCGAGGCCACGGCGTCGACGCGTAGCCCGTCGATGTGATATTTGTCCAGCCAGAACAGTGCGTTCGCCAACAGGAAGTTGCGGACTTCGTTGCGGCCATAGTTGAAGATCAGCGTGCCCCAGTCCGGGTGCGCGCCCTGCCGCGGGTCGGCGTGCTCATAGAGATGCGTGCCGTCGAAATAGGCCAGCCCATGCGCATCGCGCGGGAAGTGCGCGGGCACCCAATCCAGCACCACGCCGATGCCGTTCTGGTGGCAATGATCGACGAAGTACATGAAATCCTGCGGCGAACCATAGCGGCTGGTGACCGCGTAATGGCCGACCGTCTGATAGCCCCAGCTTCCGCTGAACGGATGCTCGCTGACCGGCATCAGTTCGATATGCGTGAAGCCCATCTCCAGCACGTATTCAACCAACTGATGCGCCAGCTCGCGATAGCTCATCCAGCGTTGGGGATCGTCGCCGGGACGGCGCCAACTCCCCAGATGCACTTCGTAGAAAGTCATCGGGGAATCGAGCGAATTGCGTTTAGGGCGCTCGGACACCCAAGTCGCGTCGTGCCATTCGTAGGAATCGAGATTCGCGACCTTCGACGCCGTGCGCGGCGGCACCTCCGCGGCAAAGCCAAACGGGTCGGTCTTCTCGTACGACATCCCGCCGTTGCGAATGTTGAACTTGTAGATCGCGCCTTCGGTGAGCCCGGGCACGAACAGTTCCCAGACGCCGCTCGGCACGCGCTTCCGCATCGGGTGGCGGAGGGGATCCCAGCCGTTGAAATCGCCGGTCACGCTGACGCCGGTCGCGTTCGGCGCCCAAACGGCGAAGTTCACGCCGTCGACGCCATGCACCGAACGCAGATGCGCGCCGAGTTTGCGGTAGCTGTCCCAGTGCCGCCCCTCGCCGAGCAAATACAGGTCGTAGTCAGTCAGGTAGCTCGGGAAAGCGTACGGGTCATGCATGGTCGTAGTCCGGCCTTGTTCGTCGGCAACTTGCAGCAGGTATTGCGGCGCGCCATTCTGCTCGACCATCGGACAGATCGCTTCGAAC
It encodes:
- the glgB gene encoding 1,4-alpha-glucan branching protein GlgB yields the protein MRTSVGLDTVGRLLSGSAENPFDLLGPHQVDDRGRPALAVRAFLPQSTQAWVIDQQHGDAPRPMRRIHPAGLFEAICPMVEQNGAPQYLLQVADEQGRTTTMHDPYAFPSYLTDYDLYLLGEGRHWDSYRKLGAHLRSVHGVDGVNFAVWAPNATGVSVTGDFNGWDPLRHPMRKRVPSGVWELFVPGLTEGAIYKFNIRNGGMSYEKTDPFGFAAEVPPRTASKVANLDSYEWHDATWVSERPKRNSLDSPMTFYEVHLGSWRRPGDDPQRWMSYRELAHQLVEYVLEMGFTHIELMPVSEHPFSGSWGYQTVGHYAVTSRYGSPQDFMYFVDHCHQNGIGVVLDWVPAHFPRDAHGLAYFDGTHLYEHADPRQGAHPDWGTLIFNYGRNEVRNFLLANALFWLDKYHIDGLRVDAVASMLYLDYSRNEGEWIPNMYGGRENLEAIEFVKEFNEQVHLQHPGVLTIAEESTSWGGVSRPTYLGGLGFSLKWNMGWMNDTIRYMHHESIHRKYHHDELTFSLIYAFSENFVSPLSHDEVVHGKGSMLDQMPGDLWQKFANLRVLYSYMWTHPGKKLLFMGGEWGQWLEWNYDTNLQWDLLQWDSHRGLKKMVADLNQLVRRERSLHEVDFEYTGFEWIDCHNYNDSILVYIRKAKDPQDYVVVCVNFTPVPRPVYNIGVPEACWYDEIFNSDSQFYAGSNLGNFPGIMAEAKPSHGRPASLQVTLPPLATVVLKPKR